A DNA window from Variovorax sp. J2L1-78 contains the following coding sequences:
- a CDS encoding polysaccharide biosynthesis tyrosine autokinase, protein MNSTFPHSTSAVPSNAVDDDGDLDVGRYVDVLLAHKWLILAITLVVLAIGTAYALLERPVYQTEVLIQVEDTEGSASKGVLGEAAGLFDVRTPTSAEMEIIRSRMVVAPAVEATKLYISSSPRYIPYIGGWLARRSNALSDPGFLGFQGYVSGTERIVVSQFDVPAPLEGALFRVTAKGGGQYTLEHPRLATPLTGTVGSVLNAQTEEGPITLQVDQLAGKPGAEFDLVRSGKLPTVSGVQSELALSERGKTSGIIAVSMMGSDPYRITRVLNAVGAQYVRQNIERKAAEAQKTLAFLDVQLPQFKKQLEASEEVYNRFRNQKATVAFNEEATAVLTESVDRQTRLLDAQQRRRELESRFTAAHPSVQTLDTQIAALQREIANIQTRIKGLPAIQQEAVRMERDVKVNTELYQSLLNNALQLRLVKEGKVGNVRVLDEAVIPEVPVKPNRKVIVGAALALGLFLGIVVAFLRNAFIEQRIRDPHEVETHTGLPVFSTIPMSNAQDAIAKRRLTGATGVRLLAIEHPDDPAVESLRSLRTAMQFAMLESPNNRVLITGATPGLGKSFVSANFAALMAAAGKRTLLIDADLRRGHAHQYFGLQRHGGLSELIAGSLTVQQTVHRQVVPDLDFLATGQLPPNPSELLVSESFKATLERLSELYDLVVIDTPPVLVAADTMTVAMHAGTVLLVARADQSTMGELKESVRRLSLGGRAATGVLLNAMNVDKRAYSAYKYGRYRYTNYNYESILPDEQ, encoded by the coding sequence ATGAATTCCACATTTCCCCATTCCACCAGCGCTGTCCCGTCCAACGCCGTCGATGACGACGGCGATCTCGACGTCGGCCGCTATGTCGACGTGCTGCTGGCGCACAAGTGGCTGATCCTCGCCATCACGCTGGTGGTGCTCGCGATCGGTACGGCCTATGCGCTCCTGGAGCGTCCGGTCTATCAGACCGAAGTGCTGATCCAGGTCGAAGACACCGAAGGCAGCGCCAGCAAGGGCGTGCTGGGCGAAGCGGCCGGGTTGTTCGACGTGCGCACGCCGACCAGCGCCGAGATGGAAATCATCCGCTCCCGGATGGTGGTGGCGCCCGCGGTGGAGGCGACCAAGCTCTACATCTCGAGCAGCCCGCGCTACATCCCCTACATCGGTGGCTGGCTGGCCCGTCGCTCCAATGCGCTGTCCGACCCGGGCTTCCTGGGCTTCCAGGGCTATGTGTCGGGCACGGAACGCATTGTCGTGTCGCAGTTCGACGTGCCCGCCCCGCTCGAAGGCGCGCTGTTCCGGGTGACGGCCAAGGGTGGCGGTCAGTACACGCTGGAGCATCCGCGTTTGGCGACGCCGCTGACCGGTACGGTGGGATCGGTGCTCAACGCGCAGACCGAAGAAGGCCCGATCACGCTGCAGGTCGACCAGCTTGCGGGAAAACCGGGCGCGGAATTCGACCTGGTGCGATCGGGCAAGTTGCCGACCGTCTCCGGCGTGCAGTCTGAGTTGGCGCTGAGTGAGCGCGGCAAGACCTCCGGCATCATCGCCGTGTCGATGATGGGCAGCGACCCCTACAGGATCACGCGCGTGCTGAATGCCGTCGGCGCGCAGTATGTTCGCCAGAACATCGAGCGCAAGGCGGCGGAGGCCCAGAAGACCTTGGCTTTCCTGGATGTGCAGCTGCCGCAGTTCAAGAAGCAACTGGAAGCATCGGAAGAGGTCTACAACCGCTTCCGCAACCAGAAGGCCACCGTGGCGTTCAACGAGGAAGCCACCGCGGTCCTGACCGAGTCCGTCGACCGGCAAACCCGTCTGCTGGATGCCCAGCAGCGCCGCCGCGAACTCGAGAGCCGCTTCACGGCCGCGCATCCGTCGGTGCAGACCCTCGATACGCAGATCGCCGCGCTGCAGCGCGAGATCGCGAACATCCAGACGCGCATCAAGGGGCTGCCGGCCATCCAGCAGGAAGCCGTGCGCATGGAGCGTGACGTGAAGGTCAACACCGAGCTGTACCAGTCGCTGTTGAACAACGCGCTGCAACTGCGCCTGGTCAAGGAAGGCAAGGTCGGCAACGTGCGCGTGCTGGACGAGGCCGTGATTCCGGAGGTGCCGGTCAAGCCCAACCGCAAGGTCATCGTCGGCGCTGCGCTGGCACTGGGGCTGTTCCTCGGCATCGTCGTGGCCTTCCTGCGCAACGCCTTCATCGAGCAGCGCATCCGCGATCCCCACGAGGTCGAAACGCACACGGGCCTGCCGGTGTTCTCCACGATCCCCATGAGCAATGCCCAGGATGCGATCGCCAAGCGTCGCCTCACCGGCGCCACCGGCGTGCGGTTGCTCGCGATCGAGCATCCGGACGACCCGGCCGTCGAAAGCCTGCGCAGCCTGCGCACGGCCATGCAGTTCGCGATGCTGGAATCGCCCAACAACCGTGTGCTGATCACCGGCGCGACGCCGGGCCTGGGCAAGAGCTTCGTGTCGGCGAACTTCGCGGCACTCATGGCGGCGGCAGGCAAGCGCACGCTGCTGATCGACGCCGACCTGCGTCGCGGCCATGCCCATCAGTACTTCGGGCTTCAGCGTCATGGCGGCCTGTCGGAGCTCATCGCGGGCAGCCTGACGGTGCAGCAGACGGTGCATCGCCAGGTCGTTCCCGACCTCGACTTCCTGGCCACCGGCCAGCTGCCGCCGAACCCGTCGGAACTGCTGGTCTCGGAGTCGTTCAAGGCGACGCTGGAGCGGCTGTCCGAACTCTACGACCTGGTCGTCATCGATACACCGCCGGTGCTGGTGGCGGCCGACACGATGACGGTGGCGATGCATGCCGGCACGGTTCTGCTGGTGGCGCGTGCGGACCAGTCGACGATGGGCGAGCTCAAAGAGAGCGTGCGCCGTCTGTCGCTGGGCGGACGGGCGGCCACAGGCGTGCTGCTGAACGCCATGAACGTGGACAAGCGGGCGTACAGCGCCTACAAGTACGGGCGCTATCGCTACACGAACTACAACTACGAAAGCATCCTGCCGGACGAGCAGTGA
- a CDS encoding low molecular weight protein-tyrosine-phosphatase, with translation MRNILIVCIGNICRSPMAEGLVKAALPDRQVTSAGLGALVGQGADPIACALMKERGLSIDAHRAQQIQSDMCRRADLILVMDGGQRREIEQRYPFALGRVFRLCERSGQDVPDPYRAGDSAFRTSFALIENGAQQWVQRISRVSS, from the coding sequence ATCCGGAACATCCTGATCGTGTGCATCGGAAACATCTGCCGCAGCCCCATGGCCGAAGGCCTGGTGAAGGCGGCCTTGCCCGATCGCCAGGTCACTTCGGCGGGCCTGGGTGCGCTGGTCGGACAGGGCGCTGATCCGATCGCCTGCGCGCTCATGAAGGAGCGTGGGCTGAGCATCGATGCGCATCGCGCGCAGCAGATCCAGAGCGACATGTGCCGGCGTGCCGATCTCATTCTCGTGATGGACGGCGGGCAGCGCCGCGAGATCGAACAGCGCTATCCCTTCGCCCTCGGCCGCGTGTTTCGCCTGTGCGAACGCTCCGGCCAGGACGTGCCCGATCCGTACCGCGCCGGTGACAGCGCCTTTCGCACGTCCTTCGCGCTTATCGAGAACGGCGCGCAGCAGTGGGTCCAACGCATTTCAAGAGTGTCCAGCTGA
- a CDS encoding polysaccharide biosynthesis/export family protein produces MVNAEPGLKSFLVHAALFTSAALLLQGCAPLGPGFSSASGDADQAVSPSGFSGPNEDPPPPGALTAITPALIQAQRANAVRPVPPEVQALVGEAEQYRIGPGDVVGIVVYDHPEIAFSATPATTVADAASISPAPGFIVSNTGQLTFPYAGSVTAAGMTIQELEDMLVRRLSRVFKNPQLSVRVTAFRSKRAYIEGEVRAPGLMVFTDIPMTLAEALNRAGGLSTNGDRSLITLTRNGKTIPLDLVALTDAGVDPTRIPLKNGDLVMVRGRDERKVTVMGEVSQQAAIPMRNGRLSLNDALSEAGGVNLSQANPRQIYVVRNEPTGGRSLFHLDARTPMALALADQFALRPKDVVFVDPVPLVRWNRVISLILPSTTTATSVRELSRPVGGTN; encoded by the coding sequence TTGGTCAACGCGGAGCCAGGTTTGAAAAGTTTCTTAGTACATGCCGCCCTGTTCACCTCTGCAGCACTGCTGCTGCAGGGCTGTGCCCCGTTGGGCCCGGGCTTCAGTTCGGCCAGCGGTGATGCTGATCAGGCCGTGTCGCCTTCCGGCTTCTCGGGGCCCAATGAGGATCCGCCGCCGCCCGGCGCCCTGACGGCGATCACCCCTGCGCTGATCCAGGCGCAGCGTGCCAACGCGGTCCGGCCCGTCCCGCCCGAGGTCCAGGCCCTGGTTGGCGAGGCCGAGCAATACCGCATCGGCCCGGGCGACGTGGTGGGGATCGTGGTCTACGACCATCCCGAGATCGCGTTCAGTGCCACGCCGGCCACCACCGTTGCCGACGCGGCCAGCATTTCGCCCGCCCCAGGCTTCATCGTGTCCAACACCGGGCAGCTGACCTTCCCGTATGCCGGGTCCGTCACGGCGGCGGGCATGACCATCCAGGAACTCGAGGACATGCTGGTTCGCCGCCTGTCCCGTGTTTTCAAAAACCCGCAGTTGAGCGTGCGTGTGACCGCGTTCCGCAGCAAGCGCGCCTACATCGAAGGTGAGGTGCGCGCGCCCGGCCTGATGGTGTTCACCGACATCCCGATGACCCTGGCCGAAGCGCTCAATCGCGCGGGCGGTCTTTCAACCAACGGGGATCGTTCCCTGATCACGCTCACGCGCAACGGCAAGACGATTCCGCTCGATCTGGTGGCCCTCACCGATGCGGGTGTCGACCCGACCCGCATTCCGCTCAAGAACGGCGACCTGGTGATGGTGCGCGGCCGTGACGAACGCAAGGTGACGGTGATGGGCGAGGTGAGCCAGCAGGCCGCGATCCCGATGCGCAACGGCCGTCTGAGCCTCAACGACGCGCTGAGCGAAGCCGGCGGGGTGAACCTGAGCCAGGCGAACCCGCGCCAGATCTATGTGGTGCGCAACGAACCGACGGGCGGCCGGTCGCTGTTCCATCTGGATGCGCGCACGCCGATGGCGCTGGCGCTGGCCGACCAGTTCGCGCTGCGTCCGAAGGACGTGGTTTTCGTCGATCCGGTGCCACTGGTGCGCTGGAACCGCGTGATCAGCCTCATCCTCCCGTCCACGACCACCGCCACGTCCGTGCGTGAGTTGAGTCGGCCGGTCGGCGGCACGAACTGA